The Flavobacteriales bacterium genome includes a region encoding these proteins:
- a CDS encoding redoxin family protein has product MDNIIIKTGKVDTVLTVFISPHCPICQQYSVILNDINKLTNSHDIKMIGVVSGTYYNQDMVDRFVSKFNIEYNILIDSNYVQRDRWNATVTPEAVLSIGDSVYYRGLIDDWFYEIGKSSNKTTSHYLLDAIQSMIGNREIVHKKTNPVGCVLE; this is encoded by the coding sequence ATGGACAATATCATAATTAAAACCGGTAAAGTTGATACGGTCTTGACCGTGTTTATCTCTCCACATTGCCCTATTTGTCAGCAATATAGTGTGATTTTGAATGACATTAATAAACTTACAAACAGTCATGATATTAAGATGATTGGTGTTGTTTCGGGTACCTACTACAATCAAGATATGGTTGATAGGTTTGTGTCGAAGTTTAATATAGAATACAACATTCTTATTGATTCAAATTACGTTCAGAGAGACAGATGGAATGCAACAGTTACGCCAGAAGCTGTATTGTCTATTGGTGATTCAGTTTACTACCGAGGTTTAATTGATGACTGGTTTTATGAAATAGGTAAGTCTTCAAATAAGACAACTTCACATTATCTGCTTGATGCGATTCAATCGATGATTGGAAACAGGGAGATTGTGCACAAAAAGACCAATCCAGTTGGCTGTGTACTTGAGTAG
- a CDS encoding DUF4159 domain-containing protein has protein sequence MAWHKGISLAVLMLFAVSMAGSAQNFKLAVLKYNGGGDWYANLTTSVPNLIQFCNQQLKTDIDVEQEVVEVGSKELFNYAFVHMTGHGNVIFSDTEVQNLRKYLLSGGFLHIDDNYGMDQFIRSEIKKVFPEYELTELPFSHPIYHQKFDFKNGLPKVHEHDNKRPEGLGIVHNGRLVLFYSYECDLGDGWESPEVHGDGSETHTKALQMGANLIQYVLMGNDPDRL, from the coding sequence ATGGCTTGGCATAAAGGAATCTCTCTGGCAGTCTTAATGTTGTTTGCTGTGTCAATGGCCGGCTCTGCCCAGAACTTTAAGCTGGCGGTGCTGAAATACAATGGCGGAGGCGATTGGTATGCGAACCTCACCACATCAGTTCCGAACCTTATTCAGTTCTGCAACCAACAGCTTAAAACAGATATTGATGTTGAACAGGAAGTGGTAGAGGTCGGCTCTAAAGAGCTTTTCAACTACGCTTTCGTACACATGACCGGTCATGGAAATGTGATCTTTTCCGATACGGAAGTTCAGAACCTGCGCAAATATTTGCTTTCTGGAGGATTCCTACACATAGATGACAATTACGGAATGGATCAATTCATTCGAAGTGAGATCAAGAAAGTATTTCCAGAATATGAATTGACGGAACTTCCATTCTCGCATCCCATCTATCATCAGAAATTTGATTTCAAGAATGGTCTACCGAAGGTTCATGAACACGATAACAAGCGCCCCGAAGGTTTAGGGATTGTTCACAACGGCCGTTTGGTCTTATTCTATTCGTACGAATGTGACCTTGGCGATGGCTGGGAAAGTCCGGAAGTGCACGGTGACGGAAGTGAAACGCACACCAAAGCATTGCAAATGGGCGCGAATCTGATTCAATACGTGCTGATGGGAAACGACCCTGACAGACTCTGA
- a CDS encoding tail fiber domain-containing protein codes for MASLGQAVSINSTGAAPDAQSILDISSTTRGVFLPRMTTAQRESLIAPLTTPADNHGLTVYDTSTKSYWYWDGLVWREIPNTSVAGITASNGLSEVSNDVQLGGTPLSHNTTVDQGAYTLDFASTAVDGFSIDGTTFSIDAANNRVGMGTSIPYTNLHLEVSSTGFNIPLVLRNKNGGGTTSGATVGIGFANEPSNYGNFFKAAIVHERLGNFGVGSMHFLLDNVGNGTSATMASARMTIQSDGNVGIGDQTPDAKLDVDAASGNLLILAQTGTTKAIVDINGNLTITGKFNSNGIQEVSDARYKKNIEKLNGALSKVMRIEGVTYNWRQDEFPERAFGPRTEIGFIAQELEKIYPELVNTNTDGYKSVQYSHMVPVLLEAMKEQQQLIETLMANVSTLNSDLKASNERTNEANGKILYLTAKLESIAEKFDEIASPSTLTLKY; via the coding sequence ATGGCTTCTTTGGGTCAGGCTGTTTCAATAAATTCAACAGGAGCAGCACCGGACGCACAGTCAATATTGGATATTTCTTCGACAACAAGAGGTGTGTTTCTTCCAAGAATGACCACTGCTCAAAGAGAATCGCTTATTGCTCCGTTGACTACCCCAGCGGATAATCACGGCCTTACTGTATATGATACATCCACTAAATCCTACTGGTACTGGGATGGATTGGTTTGGAGGGAAATTCCAAACACATCAGTTGCGGGAATAACCGCTAGTAACGGTCTTTCTGAAGTAAGCAATGACGTTCAACTTGGAGGAACGCCATTAAGTCATAATACGACTGTTGACCAAGGCGCTTACACCTTGGACTTCGCCTCAACTGCAGTCGATGGTTTTAGTATAGATGGCACCACATTTTCTATTGATGCGGCCAACAACAGAGTAGGCATGGGAACGAGTATTCCGTATACCAATTTACACTTAGAAGTAAGTAGCACGGGGTTCAATATTCCATTGGTGCTTCGTAATAAGAATGGTGGAGGAACCACAAGTGGAGCTACTGTTGGAATCGGATTCGCAAATGAACCTTCGAACTACGGAAACTTCTTCAAAGCTGCAATCGTTCATGAAAGACTTGGAAACTTTGGCGTTGGATCAATGCATTTCCTTCTAGATAATGTTGGAAATGGGACTTCAGCCACCATGGCTTCCGCAAGAATGACAATTCAGTCAGATGGAAATGTTGGAATAGGCGATCAAACACCTGATGCCAAACTTGATGTTGATGCTGCAAGTGGCAATCTGCTGATCTTAGCGCAAACTGGCACTACTAAAGCAATTGTTGACATCAACGGAAACCTCACTATTACAGGAAAATTCAATTCAAATGGCATTCAAGAGGTTTCTGATGCTCGGTACAAAAAAAATATAGAAAAATTAAATGGCGCTCTATCAAAAGTGATGAGAATTGAAGGTGTGACATACAATTGGAGACAAGATGAATTCCCTGAAAGAGCCTTTGGGCCTCGCACAGAAATTGGGTTTATCGCACAAGAATTGGAGAAAATATATCCAGAATTGGTAAATACAAATACTGATGGCTACAAATCAGTCCAGTACAGTCATATGGTACCAGTCCTATTGGAAGCAATGAAAGAACAACAACAATTGATAGAAACTTTAATGGCAAATGTTTCTACTTTGAATAGTGACTTGAAAGCATCAAACGAAAGAACAAATGAAGCTAACGGAAAAATTCTTTACCTCACCGCCAAGTTGGAGTCTATTGCCGAGAAATTTGACGAAATCGCTTCACCATCTACACTAACTTTGAAATATTAA
- a CDS encoding DUF2341 domain-containing protein, translated as MRNYRLLFFLASLITVFSATAQTDSDGAMRVFMYTVYIYTDNNDEWGTDEHTHKLWRQEWGDASGNGTGWDQSACWGMNCGGGCQGTVNWGLDYNYYNQSTVPTQNRIYSEYWEDDWGDRCTYDTPWYADNDDDRNTWDQNYNVRTGCPYVWTYLDWQGSYWRNVHYSRFYYSSPRPDNAYANGTSGTLDLCGAQNISLTSAGKQCGSSTYYWYKDGVYIGQSTGTLTYYASTSGTYTVYTNDQSTNSIWGRDVIVNIASPPTANAGADVTNCGTTGMITAGATGSAGTVAWTWSGTAATLGSASSLTGCTINPTSSTTAGTGTLTLTISSAGCPNATSTRTVTWHVKPTGTAGSNISQCFDSTPLAAIAMTGATMNGNGQTSTGTWSTTSGTGTGTWSQNTANPAAATFTPTSESGSLTVRLRLQATSGYCNGQFNDYTRTITWSRIGGSAGSAVSQCATTNITTADASIYGAGTSVSWQWLPATGSATLNSNTSLTGCFLSGLSASGSGTLRLRIIGVAPCNDKYLDKAISWSSTPLGNAGSAISVCTGSGTPIPMTGATGGGLTGTPTWTGGAGLGTWTNGGSDPAAWTFTPNGTNPSGTFTATLDVAGISPCSGSAPTTTRTVSWSTPPTISIGSAVNSCNGSAAVTLTGAAAGGSISGFSWTVQSGGGSITGSGSNPATYSYDTPGANGTAVVRLTANANGNCTVSPYLEQTIQWGSISASSPATITSCGNVANIAMSGTATGQVDHVTWSGQTGGSWATTHATNPSAWVFDPTSTSGNFNATLTVYGAGGCVGQTTTSVTNVDWDVYPTVEAGTPIVVCTGAGVNIPMGASPNAAGQYTTVQWTTLSAAYGSGTWNNGGTNPDNWTFTPSTDEGAIVAQLQVNGNGSCTGTNVTDIRTIQWSKAPVISSIATTSNSNCNYANGAIAITATGNGPLSYSSNNGGLYQPLSTIPGLATGNYTVVVQDTVGCSTPYASNPVNVGGLTPITASSVVVTSGNLCAGGFSGVITVTGMSGGGGGPFTYALDGLGSSRTYDVTSDPMVIDSLPTGAVSLVILDQFGCESVVYPRTITSPSQININTLNVVDVVGCGSSGTGSITAAATGGFGTLEYYLNGTPNSPTTSGSFSALPGGSYEVMVQDANGCQTLAQTQINAPWTVTAGNERYKCGTSNTPLAGEIIGTLPATCTSTSTCSSGCGMPSGYCAYASSNSGDERITSVTFNGATQTSGASFYTDYSGSMFTTVDKGSTYTISVSMSVGGTYTEYFRVWIDWNRDGTFDDTGENMLIFGGSTGSSTRSLSITIPSYAVLGETRMRVGVRYNGDMSANACGTHGTYGEVEDYRINIIDVTTTTATPTYTWSVVSGPGTLPLGASSLSATANASATTDYRLTVNDGCGCVQSDDVRVNVSAATTSTSQTNVDCFGNTNGCVTLNPSSGVQPYLLFGPSSQVQVFGGSMRPFTVNNTSGTAYTNHPVKMTIPYSAGMRADFGDIRFFNSSQAKLSYWVESYTLSSSAVVWVKMPSLPTGNSTIYMTFGNVSLSSESEGDDVFQFFDDFNSYNVAKWQRGVIAATGGTDWSYYGGRLVGGNTNRYQQTVNTFSGNLINEARTYETASAGNGYTSAGFFSTTTNCLNILNHAGTNYCRNDGTWPNFTGGGAGQLNVWIREYVRANGTSAYVSRTIEGGSTYGSAYTNSGISAERIRLGSRGDNSAYDQNFTGQWDWMFVRPYISVEPTVSAGTVQISDNEFCGFGSGAYNFNIVDVAGCNNLKNVTITAPAAALTLSTAATTVNCYPPVDGTINLTVTGGTQITPAPPYFYNWTGPSGYSNNIEDLSGLGAGLYNVTVADDNACTASTSVTLSQLVPITSGYYTFTGNVSRLWEVADNWDCNVPDAASQVIIPAVPIGNRTPLIQLGVTAQCLNIQIQGGTADLLEIQSLPTPGGGVLIVNQ; from the coding sequence ATGAGAAATTACAGACTTTTATTCTTTTTAGCATCACTAATCACTGTCTTTTCTGCTACAGCTCAGACAGATTCTGATGGGGCTATGCGTGTATTCATGTACACCGTTTACATTTATACGGATAATAATGATGAATGGGGAACAGATGAGCACACTCATAAACTGTGGAGACAGGAATGGGGAGATGCCAGCGGTAACGGAACAGGCTGGGATCAATCTGCTTGTTGGGGAATGAACTGTGGTGGTGGATGTCAGGGTACTGTTAACTGGGGGCTTGATTACAACTACTATAACCAATCTACCGTGCCAACCCAAAACCGCATCTATTCTGAATATTGGGAAGATGATTGGGGAGATAGATGTACTTACGACACACCTTGGTATGCTGATAACGATGATGACCGCAACACGTGGGATCAAAATTACAATGTGCGTACTGGGTGCCCCTATGTATGGACGTATTTAGACTGGCAGGGAAGCTATTGGAGAAATGTACATTATTCCAGATTCTACTATTCATCGCCTAGACCAGACAACGCTTACGCAAATGGCACATCAGGTACTTTAGACCTCTGTGGCGCTCAGAATATTTCACTTACTTCAGCTGGTAAGCAATGTGGAAGCAGCACCTACTATTGGTATAAAGATGGTGTCTACATTGGTCAAAGCACAGGTACTTTAACATACTACGCAAGTACCAGTGGAACATACACGGTATACACCAATGATCAAAGCACTAACAGTATTTGGGGACGTGACGTTATTGTGAATATAGCATCTCCACCAACTGCCAATGCAGGTGCAGACGTCACTAACTGCGGCACCACTGGAATGATAACTGCTGGTGCAACTGGATCGGCAGGAACGGTAGCTTGGACCTGGTCTGGCACCGCTGCTACTCTAGGCAGCGCAAGCTCGCTCACAGGATGTACTATCAATCCTACCTCTTCAACAACTGCAGGTACGGGCACACTTACATTAACTATTAGCAGCGCAGGTTGCCCAAATGCCACATCCACTCGTACCGTTACTTGGCACGTGAAGCCAACAGGTACTGCGGGCTCCAATATTTCGCAATGCTTTGATTCTACTCCATTGGCTGCTATTGCCATGACAGGAGCCACTATGAATGGCAATGGTCAGACTTCAACTGGCACTTGGTCAACTACCAGTGGTACTGGAACTGGAACATGGTCGCAGAATACTGCAAATCCGGCAGCTGCAACTTTCACACCCACTTCTGAAAGTGGTTCATTAACTGTTCGTTTAAGGTTACAAGCTACAAGTGGATATTGTAATGGCCAGTTTAACGATTACACAAGAACAATTACTTGGAGCAGAATAGGCGGCTCTGCAGGATCGGCTGTAAGCCAATGTGCCACAACGAATATAACTACCGCAGACGCTTCTATATATGGAGCGGGAACAAGTGTTAGCTGGCAGTGGCTACCAGCAACAGGCTCTGCGACATTAAATAGCAATACTTCACTTACAGGTTGTTTCCTCAGTGGTCTTTCGGCAAGTGGCTCTGGAACACTAAGGTTAAGAATTATTGGCGTGGCTCCATGTAATGACAAATATTTGGATAAAGCTATTTCTTGGTCCTCTACCCCGCTTGGTAACGCTGGATCTGCTATCTCAGTCTGTACAGGATCGGGAACACCAATACCAATGACCGGTGCCACCGGTGGTGGGCTTACTGGAACACCTACTTGGACAGGAGGGGCCGGACTAGGCACTTGGACAAACGGAGGCTCTGACCCCGCAGCTTGGACATTTACTCCAAATGGTACAAATCCATCAGGAACATTTACAGCAACATTAGATGTTGCAGGTATTTCGCCTTGCTCTGGTAGCGCTCCAACTACAACACGTACTGTAAGCTGGTCAACGCCACCGACTATCTCCATTGGCAGCGCAGTTAACTCTTGCAACGGAAGTGCTGCTGTCACACTTACAGGAGCGGCTGCAGGAGGCTCCATTAGTGGTTTCTCTTGGACCGTTCAATCTGGCGGTGGTTCAATTACTGGATCTGGTTCAAATCCTGCCACATATTCTTATGACACCCCAGGTGCTAACGGAACAGCAGTAGTGCGACTTACTGCCAATGCCAACGGAAATTGTACCGTAAGTCCTTACCTGGAACAAACCATACAATGGGGTTCAATTTCAGCATCTTCTCCAGCTACTATCACTTCTTGTGGTAATGTTGCCAACATTGCCATGTCTGGCACAGCTACTGGTCAAGTGGATCACGTAACTTGGTCTGGACAAACTGGTGGAAGCTGGGCCACAACACATGCTACCAATCCATCAGCTTGGGTATTTGACCCAACATCTACTTCGGGCAATTTCAATGCAACACTCACTGTTTACGGTGCTGGCGGATGTGTAGGACAGACCACTACGTCAGTAACAAATGTAGATTGGGATGTGTATCCTACGGTTGAAGCAGGCACTCCAATAGTGGTGTGTACAGGTGCTGGAGTTAATATTCCAATGGGCGCTTCTCCTAACGCTGCTGGTCAATACACTACAGTTCAGTGGACGACATTATCAGCTGCATATGGATCTGGAACTTGGAACAACGGAGGTACAAATCCTGATAACTGGACTTTTACTCCAAGTACAGACGAGGGAGCAATTGTTGCACAATTACAAGTGAATGGTAATGGAAGTTGCACAGGAACGAATGTTACGGACATTAGAACCATACAATGGTCCAAGGCCCCTGTAATAAGTTCAATTGCAACTACTTCAAATTCTAACTGTAATTACGCAAACGGTGCCATAGCTATAACCGCTACAGGTAATGGTCCATTAAGCTACTCATCTAACAATGGTGGACTTTATCAACCTCTTAGCACCATACCTGGGTTAGCTACAGGAAACTATACAGTAGTTGTACAGGACACGGTTGGTTGCTCTACACCTTACGCATCTAATCCTGTTAACGTTGGTGGACTTACTCCAATAACAGCCTCATCTGTTGTTGTTACTAGCGGTAATCTTTGCGCTGGTGGTTTTTCGGGTGTTATAACCGTTACTGGAATGAGCGGTGGTGGTGGTGGACCATTTACCTACGCCCTTGATGGTTTGGGGAGTTCCCGTACTTATGACGTAACCTCTGACCCTATGGTGATTGACAGTCTTCCGACAGGTGCTGTCAGCCTTGTGATACTTGATCAATTTGGTTGCGAATCAGTAGTTTATCCGAGAACGATAACGTCTCCATCCCAAATAAACATCAATACACTCAACGTGGTAGATGTGGTTGGTTGCGGATCTAGTGGAACAGGTTCCATTACAGCAGCAGCAACTGGTGGTTTTGGCACATTAGAGTACTACCTCAACGGAACTCCTAACTCACCAACTACTTCTGGATCTTTCAGCGCCTTACCTGGTGGTAGTTACGAAGTTATGGTGCAAGATGCTAACGGTTGCCAAACACTGGCGCAAACGCAGATAAATGCACCCTGGACCGTTACTGCTGGTAACGAACGTTACAAATGTGGGACAAGTAACACTCCATTGGCTGGGGAAATAATAGGGACACTCCCCGCTACATGTACTTCAACCAGTACTTGCTCTTCTGGTTGTGGTATGCCTAGTGGTTACTGTGCTTATGCTTCATCCAACAGTGGTGATGAACGAATAACATCTGTTACCTTCAATGGTGCGACACAAACTAGCGGTGCGAGTTTCTACACAGACTATAGTGGTTCGATGTTTACTACTGTTGACAAAGGCTCTACATACACAATATCTGTGAGTATGTCGGTTGGTGGTACCTACACAGAGTACTTCAGAGTTTGGATAGACTGGAACAGAGATGGTACTTTCGATGATACGGGAGAAAACATGCTGATATTTGGTGGGTCAACTGGGTCTTCTACAAGATCATTGAGCATTACCATCCCTTCGTATGCTGTTCTTGGTGAAACCAGAATGCGGGTAGGTGTAAGATATAATGGTGATATGAGTGCAAATGCCTGTGGAACACATGGTACCTATGGCGAGGTTGAAGATTATCGTATCAACATTATAGATGTAACAACAACCACTGCCACTCCAACCTATACTTGGTCGGTCGTATCAGGTCCTGGTACCCTTCCACTTGGTGCAAGCTCATTATCGGCAACAGCTAACGCTTCTGCAACCACAGACTACAGACTTACAGTAAATGATGGTTGTGGATGTGTACAAAGTGATGATGTACGTGTTAATGTAAGTGCTGCAACCACTAGCACCAGCCAAACAAACGTAGATTGCTTTGGAAATACAAATGGTTGTGTAACACTTAATCCAAGCAGCGGTGTTCAGCCTTATCTATTGTTCGGACCATCAAGTCAGGTTCAAGTTTTTGGTGGCAGCATGAGACCTTTCACTGTCAACAATACATCTGGAACGGCATACACAAATCATCCGGTTAAAATGACCATTCCATATTCTGCTGGAATGCGTGCAGATTTCGGAGATATACGGTTCTTCAATTCCAGCCAAGCTAAACTCAGCTATTGGGTAGAATCGTATACCTTAAGTTCAAGTGCAGTTGTTTGGGTTAAGATGCCATCCTTACCAACAGGAAACTCTACCATTTACATGACATTTGGTAATGTGAGCCTTAGTTCAGAATCTGAAGGAGATGATGTCTTCCAATTCTTCGATGACTTCAATTCTTACAACGTAGCCAAATGGCAGCGAGGTGTAATTGCAGCAACAGGCGGAACTGACTGGTCATACTATGGTGGAAGACTTGTTGGAGGAAATACCAATCGCTATCAGCAGACTGTAAATACCTTCAGTGGCAACTTAATCAACGAGGCAAGAACCTATGAGACAGCATCTGCCGGAAACGGATATACGAGTGCGGGTTTCTTCTCAACAACAACTAATTGCCTGAACATTCTGAACCATGCCGGCACTAACTATTGCAGGAATGATGGTACGTGGCCTAACTTCACAGGTGGTGGTGCTGGTCAACTAAACGTGTGGATAAGAGAATACGTTCGAGCCAATGGAACCTCTGCATACGTAAGTAGAACAATTGAGGGTGGTTCGACCTACGGTTCGGCTTACACTAACTCTGGTATATCAGCAGAAAGAATCCGCTTAGGATCACGTGGCGATAACTCTGCTTACGACCAGAATTTCACAGGTCAGTGGGACTGGATGTTCGTACGACCATACATTTCTGTAGAACCAACGGTAAGTGCGGGAACGGTTCAAATATCTGACAATGAGTTTTGCGGGTTTGGAAGTGGTGCTTACAACTTCAATATTGTTGATGTTGCAGGGTGCAATAATCTGAAGAATGTAACGATTACTGCTCCGGCAGCAGCCTTGACTTTATCTACTGCCGCAACTACTGTAAATTGCTACCCTCCAGTAGATGGAACAATCAATCTTACCGTTACTGGAGGGACTCAGATTACACCTGCTCCACCTTACTTCTATAATTGGACAGGTCCGAGTGGCTACTCGAATAATATTGAGGATCTGTCGGGATTGGGTGCTGGCTTGTATAACGTTACGGTTGCTGACGATAATGCATGTACAGCCAGTACATCCGTGACTTTGTCACAACTGGTTCCAATAACGAGTGGTTATTACACCTTTACAGGTAATGTAAGCCGCCTTTGGGAAGTTGCAGACAACTGGGATTGCAATGTTCCGGATGCCGCATCTCAAGTGATCATACCTGCTGTTCCAATTGGCAATAGAACCCCTCTAATACAGCTTGGAGTTACAGCGCAGTGTTTGAACATCCAAATACAAGGAGGTACGGCAGACTTACTTGAAATTCAATCACTGCCTACCCCTGGAGGAGGGGTGTTGATCGTGAATCAATAG
- the hutH gene encoding histidine ammonia-lyase — MVLRSKLTVAKLSELLGSGKLSVDDSTLDVIQRSADYLLNKVKTSDKAVYGVNTGFGSLSNIRIENHELEELQKNLILSHACGTGKRVPDDIVRAMLCLKVWNMLFGHSGVQKTTVLRMIDLFNEDVLPVVYTQGSLGASGDLSPLAHLSLPLIGEGEVVVNGKLRPASDVLAEKGWEPLQLKMKEGLALLNGTQFMSSYGAYAVFHAERISLLADLIGAIALDAYGGLIAPFDALVHQVRPHPGQITSARRIRAILADSKLANEEKLQTQDPYSFRCIPQVHGASIDAIDHVREMVERELNSVSDNPLVFPDEDKVISAGNFHGQPLALSFDYLAIALAELANISERRTFQLIMGKNGLPVYLVKKPGLHSGFMIPQYTSASIVSQNKQLCTPASVDSIVSSNGQEDHVSMGANAATKLYEVVQNVYQVLAIELFTAAQALEFRRPETSSSIIESFMVEYRKIVPFLHEDEQMHPHMVNTKEFLMKVELPSL; from the coding sequence ATAGTGCTTAGATCTAAGTTGACAGTGGCTAAGCTGTCTGAGCTATTGGGTAGCGGCAAGCTCAGCGTGGACGATTCAACCTTGGATGTCATTCAACGGTCTGCCGACTATTTGCTGAATAAGGTGAAGACCTCTGATAAAGCCGTTTATGGTGTCAACACAGGTTTTGGGTCTTTGAGCAACATCCGAATTGAAAATCATGAGCTTGAGGAACTTCAGAAGAATTTGATCTTGTCGCATGCTTGCGGAACGGGAAAGCGTGTTCCAGATGACATTGTTCGGGCAATGCTATGTCTTAAGGTTTGGAATATGCTTTTTGGACATAGTGGAGTGCAAAAGACCACGGTGCTCAGAATGATAGACCTTTTCAATGAAGATGTGCTTCCTGTTGTTTACACGCAGGGATCTTTAGGTGCAAGTGGCGATCTATCACCATTGGCGCATCTCAGTCTTCCGTTGATCGGTGAAGGAGAGGTTGTTGTGAATGGCAAATTAAGGCCCGCATCTGATGTACTAGCGGAAAAAGGTTGGGAGCCGCTTCAACTTAAAATGAAGGAAGGCTTGGCTTTGCTCAATGGCACACAGTTCATGTCTTCATATGGTGCATATGCTGTTTTTCATGCCGAACGTATCAGTTTACTAGCAGATCTCATTGGTGCAATTGCACTCGATGCTTATGGAGGTTTGATTGCTCCGTTCGATGCCTTGGTTCATCAGGTACGGCCTCATCCAGGACAGATTACTTCTGCGCGGAGAATAAGGGCCATTTTGGCAGATAGTAAATTGGCCAATGAAGAGAAACTGCAGACCCAAGACCCATATTCTTTCAGATGCATTCCGCAGGTACATGGTGCTAGCATTGACGCTATTGATCATGTGAGGGAAATGGTTGAGCGCGAATTGAATTCCGTTTCAGATAATCCATTGGTTTTTCCTGATGAAGACAAGGTGATTTCGGCTGGGAATTTCCATGGACAACCGCTAGCGCTTTCCTTCGATTATTTGGCCATAGCTCTGGCCGAATTAGCCAATATTTCCGAACGAAGGACTTTTCAGTTGATCATGGGGAAAAATGGATTGCCTGTGTATCTCGTCAAAAAGCCAGGATTGCATTCCGGGTTCATGATCCCGCAGTACACATCAGCAAGCATTGTAAGTCAGAACAAACAATTGTGCACTCCAGCATCCGTAGATAGCATTGTCAGTTCCAACGGTCAGGAAGACCACGTGAGCATGGGAGCAAATGCCGCTACCAAGCTATATGAAGTGGTGCAGAACGTGTATCAGGTATTGGCCATCGAACTTTTTACAGCCGCGCAGGCGCTTGAGTTCAGACGTCCAGAAACAAGTTCTTCCATTATTGAATCGTTCATGGTTGAATATCGAAAGATCGTTCCATTCCTTCATGAAGACGAACAAATGCATCCGCATATGGTGAACACCAAAGAGTTCCTGATGAAAGTGGAGTTGCCTTCGCTCTGA